The Miscanthus floridulus cultivar M001 unplaced genomic scaffold, ASM1932011v1 os_2177_1, whole genome shotgun sequence genome has a segment encoding these proteins:
- the LOC136534679 gene encoding LOW QUALITY PROTEIN: solute carrier family 40 member 2, chloroplastic-like (The sequence of the model RefSeq protein was modified relative to this genomic sequence to represent the inferred CDS: deleted 1 base in 1 codon) yields MSSRAAAAAAASALLASPQASLVRRRRLSGAWTLRLRPTASSLGVAALRLQNFVPECYITNIEVDVSTVNKEETFDDHPSLPSVCSIPVVNLRGDVLDSSPFPLHDRASCPSDFEELPVLSEGEQHTLASTPAHPAGLYALYASYLFGNLVEQLWNFAWPAALAILHPNLLPVAIVGFFTKLSVFVGAPIVGKLMDHFPRIPMYTALNAVQVATQLISAATVIYALRNLSHGSTTAVVLRPWFIALVAAGAIERLAGLALGVSMERDWVVLLAGTNRPVALAQANAVLNRLDLVCETVGASVFGLLLSRYHPVTCLKIACGLMICSFPVLVMLGQLINRVSCHALDSSRTATDESICTDLLDVRRIVQNSLSAIKHGWNEYKQQTVLPASAATVFLNFNVALAPGAIMTALLMHRGISPSLVGAFSGLCSIMGLVATFISSSLVKRVGVLKAGAAGLIFQASLLSIALTVYWAGSISQRTPLLIFLASIALSRLGHMSYDVVGTQIVQTGVPASKANLIGGMEVSIASLAELVMLAMAIIANDVSHFGFLAILSVSSVAGAAWMFCRWLTNPTDEQRELFMFDPLYQVQAM; encoded by the exons ATGAGtagtcgcgccgccgccgccgccgcagcctccgCTCTCCTCGCCTCGCCACAGGCGTCcctcgtccgccgccgccgcctctccgGCGCGTGGACGCTGCGCCTGAGGCCCACTGCCTCGTCCCTCGGCGTCGCGGCGCTCAG GCTACAAAATTTTGTCCCGGAGTGTTACATTACAAACATTGAGGTTGATGTTAGTACTGTAAATAAAGAAGAAACTTTCGATGATCACCCATCATTGCCATCAGTATGCTCCATTCCAGTTGTTAATCTTCGAGGAGATGTTCTAGATTCTAGTCCTTTTCCGCTGCATGATAGGGCTTCCTGTCCTTCTGATTTTGAAGAGTTGCCG GTCTTGTCTGAAGGAGAGCAACATACTTTGGCATCCACTCCTGCTCATCCTGCTGGACTATAcg CTCTATATGCTAGTTACTTATTTGGTAACTTGGTGGAACAACTGTGGAATTTTGCTTGGCCTGCTGCACTGGCAATTCTTCATCCAAACCTATTGCCTGTGGCTATTGTTGGTTTCTTCACGAAG CTTTCTGTGTTTGTTGGGGCTCCAATAGTTGGCAAACTTATGGATCATTTCCCTCGAATACCCATGTACACAGCATTGAATGCTGTGCAG GTAGCCACTCAGTTGATATCAGCTGCAACTGTCATCTATGCTCTAAGAAACCTGAGCCATGGTTCTACAACAGCTGTGGTTCTGAGACCTTGGTTCATTGCACTAGTGGCAGCTGGAGCTATCGAAAGGCTTGCAGGATTGGCGCTAGGAGTGTCCATGGAGCGCGACTGGGTTGTGTTG TTAGCAGGAACAAACAGGCCTGTTGCATTAGCTCAAGCTAATGCTGTGCTCAACCGACTTGATCTAGTTTGTGAG ACAGTTGGTGCTTCGGTTTTTGGCCTTCTTCTGTCCAGATACCATCCTGTGACCTGTTTGAAGATTGCTTGTGGTCTAATGATATGCAGTTTCCCTGTTCTG GTCATGTTGGGTCAACTAATCAATAGAGTTTCATGCCATGCACTTGATTCCTCTAGAACC GCCACTGATGAATCTATTTGTACTGATCTTTTAGATGTACGCAGGATAG TTCAAAATAGCTTGAGTGCTatcaaacatggttggaatgaGTATAAGCAGCAAACAGTTCTACCTGCAAGTGCAGCTACCGTGTTCCTAAATTTCAATGTTGCACTTGCTCCAGGTGCCATAATGACTGCATTATTGATGCATCGCG GTATCAGTCCATCCCTTGTTGGTGCTTTCAGTGGATTGTGCTCTATCATGGGCCTTGTTGCAACATTCATCTCCTCAAGCCTGGTGAAAAGAGTTGGAGTTCTAAAG GCGGGGGCTGCTGGATTGATATTTCAAGCTTCACTCTTGTCAATTGCGCTCACGGTGTATTGGGCTGGTTCAATTTCACAAAGGACACCTCTACTTATATTCCTAGCATCCATT GCATTGTCTCGGTTGGGGCACATGTCTTATGATGTTGTGGGGACTCAAATCGTCCAGACAGGTGTTCCTGCTTCAAAAGCAAATCTAATTGGAGGAATGGAGGTTTCAATTGCAAGCCTTGCAGAGTTAGTCATGCTTGCTATGGCTATAATTGCGAACGATGTCTCCCATTTTGGCTTCTTGGCGATCCTGTCTGTGTCATCAGTTGCTGGGGCAGCATGGATGTTCTGTCGGTGGTTAACAAATCCAACAGATGAGCAGAGGGAACTATTCATGTTTGATCCCCTTTATCAAGTTCAGGCAAT GTAG